One Hordeum vulgare subsp. vulgare chromosome 4H, MorexV3_pseudomolecules_assembly, whole genome shotgun sequence DNA window includes the following coding sequences:
- the LOC123448327 gene encoding probable F-box protein At3g61730 — translation MRPTEPESKSYCRYEPDIWTEVAKHLQGTDLLSLSATCIWFRRLLDDSIWRHAFLRDISLHTDDPKMLRLLQVPRPLDRSWRLLYATAFDGTHSYCFHQPDECIGSFRIGGFLMDTPKLLLTTKLALPPWLMPMLDDSPDTLIGACLLTNVRPGIWIADMNMVRCLVCDDLGKCQGTMQVLDARHCELYMESKFINGTWEYEELGSHLSDGQADTAAAAIFNRNHVDTPCVKSMLNPKSWIRGRSNLLPRAYHTPVAVALSTNLIPNGGLLSRFEVIRDTTRDGQIVSVRITQQLL, via the exons ATGCGGCCCACGGAGCCCGAGTCAAAGAG TTACTGCAGGTATGAGCCGGACATTTGGACGGAGGTGGCCAAGCACCTACAAGGCACGGACCTGTTGAGCCTCTCCGCCACCTGCATCTGGTTCCGCCGCCTCCTCGACGACTCCATCTGGCGCCACGCCTTCCTCCGTGACATCTCGCTCCACACCGACGATCCCAAGATGCTCAGGCTCCTCCAGGTTCCCCGCCCGTTGGACCGCTCCTGGCGCCTCCTCTACGCCACCGCCTTCG atGGTACGCATTCCTACTGCTTCCATCAGCCCGACGAGTGCATTG GTTCGTTTCGCATCGGTGGGTTCCTGATGGACACGCCCAAGCTGCTGCTGACGACAAAGCTGGCATTGCCGCCGTGGTTGATGCCGATGCTTGATGATAGTCCAGACACCTTAATCGGAGCCTGCTTGCTCACCAACGTCCGCCCCGGCATCTGGATCGCTG ACATGAACATGGTGCGATGCCTCGTGTGCGACGACCTTGGCAAATGCCAAG GGACGATGCAGGTTCTGGATGCACGACACTGCGAGCTGTACATGGAGAGCAAGTTCATAAATGGGACCTGGGAGTACGAAGAGCTCGGCAGCCACTTGAGCGACGGGCAGGCCGACACCGCAGCCGCTGCCATCTTCAACCGCAACCACGTCGACACCCCATGTGTGAAGA GTATGCTGAATCCCAAGTCTTGGATCCGGGGTCGTTCCAACCTGCTGCCTAGGGCGTACCACACCCCGGTCGCGGTCGCCCTCAGCACCAACCTCATCCCCAACGGCG GTCTCTTGTCGAGGTTCGAGGTGATACGGGACACGACGAGGGACGGGCAGATCGTGTCCGTCAGGATCACGCAGCAGCTCCTGTGA
- the LOC123448329 gene encoding uncharacterized protein LOC123448329: MPKGLYCDVATATCGFGDRNISPMTSTATAPDLRQGGMRGCTTSWQTSAHSLPSPQPAAAEPFSTGGGGDGRAADRQSQPAAEHELQSASPVAPPHGFLTIGQYSVPYSSPVNSSATAPKSTPPRSDSSSSSISASSKYRLMEKKSPSPVTSVGTATKSPLQGSASGNVRPVSSSKKCRLREKKSPPRSGSSSFSPSTHSFKTATGSRRSKSESISRSCFSCQKLFRR, from the exons ATGCCCAAGGGGCTCTACTGCGATGTGGCCACGGCGACCTGCGGCTTCGGCGACAGAAACATCTCGCCGATGACCTCTACTGCTACGGCGCCCGATCTAAGGCAGGGAGGAATGAGGGGGTGCACTACCTCGT GGCAAACCAGTGCCCACTCTCTCCCTTCTCCACAGCCGGCCGCCGCCGAGCCCTTCTccactggcggcggcggcgatggtcGCGCCGCTGACCGTCAATCACAGCCGGCCGCTGAGCATGAACTGCAGTCAGCTTCGCCGGTTGCCCCCCCGCATGGCTTCCTCACGATCGGGCAATACTCTGTGCCCTACAGCTCTCCTG TGAATTCCTCTGCAACCGCCCCCAAATCAACACCACCGAGAAGTGACTCTTCAAGCTCCTCCATATCTGCCTCGTCGAAATATAGACtgatggagaagaagtcgccctctCCTG TGACTTCTGTTGGAACTGCCACCAAGTCACCCCTACAAGGAAGTGCCTCTGGAAATGTCAGACCTGTCTCGTCCTCTAAGAAATGTAGGCTgagggagaagaagtcgccccctCGCAGCGGCTCGTCTTCGTTCTCCCCATCCACACATTCATTCAAAACTGCAACGGGGAGCAGACGGTCAAAGAGCGAATCGATTTCAAGAAGTTGTTTCtcttgtcaaaaattatttagaAGG TGA